The Synergistaceae bacterium genome has a window encoding:
- a CDS encoding thymidine phosphorylase, whose product MFNVVEFIEKKRDGGHHTRAELQHLVSGVMDASIPDYQLSAWLMAAYLNGLDDHETVYFTEALAHSGNTITYPATDRIVDKHSTGGVGDKTTLILVPLVAACGAKISKLSGPALGYTGGTVDKLESIPGMDLHLSGDRLTEQVANIGCAISGHSAWLAPAEGRFYKLRDVTGTVPSIPLITSSILSKKLAGGAHGFLFDVKSGSGAFMRNNDEAAALAEKLVRISRKLGRVCIAIITDMEQPLGEWIGNAAEVYEAIQVLGGNGPADTRELCITLGGYMLSMAGVASDPDAGSVLCAKALGDGTALNKFADMVKSQGGDLRVIDEPQNILPRAKYFCDIMSDKAGYLSRLSALSVGEGLRALGGGRLKQEDEIDRAVSVQLFAKTGDRIDAGGRVMRIHYNTSKQLEAAKPYFEASWDVAGYADKRKLIIDRIY is encoded by the coding sequence ATGTTCAACGTTGTGGAATTTATTGAAAAGAAACGCGACGGAGGGCATCATACGCGTGCGGAGCTGCAGCACCTTGTCAGTGGCGTAATGGATGCATCCATACCAGACTATCAGCTTTCGGCGTGGCTTATGGCGGCATACCTGAACGGACTGGATGATCATGAGACAGTATATTTTACAGAGGCCCTTGCACATTCAGGAAATACCATTACATACCCTGCAACGGACAGGATAGTCGATAAACACAGCACCGGCGGCGTTGGGGACAAAACTACGCTTATACTGGTCCCGCTTGTGGCCGCCTGCGGCGCAAAAATATCAAAACTCAGCGGACCGGCGCTTGGCTATACGGGAGGGACAGTAGACAAGCTTGAATCAATACCTGGGATGGACCTCCATCTTTCCGGCGACAGGCTCACAGAGCAGGTGGCAAATATCGGCTGTGCCATATCAGGACATTCTGCCTGGCTTGCCCCTGCCGAGGGCAGGTTCTACAAGCTTCGCGACGTAACGGGTACAGTACCGTCCATCCCGTTGATAACATCCAGCATCCTCAGCAAAAAACTTGCAGGCGGTGCACACGGATTTCTTTTTGACGTTAAGTCGGGAAGCGGCGCGTTTATGCGCAACAATGACGAGGCTGCGGCGCTTGCCGAAAAACTGGTGCGGATATCGAGAAAACTGGGCAGGGTATGTATCGCAATAATAACCGACATGGAACAGCCGCTGGGAGAGTGGATCGGTAATGCCGCGGAGGTTTACGAGGCCATTCAGGTGCTTGGCGGAAACGGGCCTGCCGATACCAGGGAGCTCTGCATCACCCTGGGAGGTTATATGCTCAGCATGGCGGGCGTCGCATCTGATCCAGATGCTGGCTCCGTATTATGCGCCAAAGCACTGGGTGACGGCACCGCACTCAACAAATTTGCAGATATGGTCAAATCCCAGGGCGGCGACCTCAGGGTTATCGATGAACCACAGAACATACTGCCTAGGGCAAAATATTTCTGCGACATCATGTCTGATAAGGCAGGATATCTCTCCAGACTGTCCGCGCTGTCGGTCGGCGAAGGGCTGCGGGCACTCGGGGGAGGGCGCCTCAAACAGGAAGACGAAATTGACCGGGCTGTCTCAGTGCAGCTTTTTGCCAAGACAGGAGACAGGATCGATGCCGGCGGCAGGGTTATGAGAATACACTACAACACATCCAAACAGCTTGAGGCAGCTAAGCCTTACTTTGAGGCATCTTGGGACGTAGCGGGATACGCAGATAAGAGAAAACTCATAATAGACAGGATATATTGA
- a CDS encoding purine-nucleoside phosphorylase: protein MLFPEKVNEAMRYIENKTDLRPDIAIILGSGLGRLAEKVEGAQMIPYTDIPYWPHSTAPGHAGKLVIGSLEGRLVAVMQGRVHYYEGYTMEEVTFPIRVLGSLGIKALLVTNASGGINTDIPAGTITAIEDHINYMGTNPLIGENNDYWGPRFPDMTMAYDREFLKDLERAAKKEGIRLEKGVYIAFPGPSFETPAEIRMAKNMGADLVGMSTVPEVIVAGHMGIRVCGISCIANYAAGITDQRLSHKEVLDSMNNTADSLCTLISAFLREMRL from the coding sequence ATGTTGTTTCCCGAAAAGGTAAACGAAGCCATGAGGTACATCGAAAATAAAACAGACCTCAGACCGGATATTGCGATAATACTGGGCTCAGGTCTTGGCAGGCTTGCAGAAAAAGTGGAGGGAGCCCAGATGATCCCATACACAGATATCCCGTACTGGCCTCATTCTACTGCTCCCGGACATGCGGGAAAACTTGTGATCGGCTCTCTTGAGGGCCGTCTTGTTGCCGTAATGCAGGGGCGTGTGCATTACTACGAAGGCTACACAATGGAGGAAGTGACATTCCCGATAAGGGTCCTGGGTTCACTCGGGATAAAAGCCCTTCTTGTAACAAATGCCTCCGGCGGCATAAATACAGATATTCCTGCCGGGACAATAACAGCTATAGAGGATCATATAAATTATATGGGCACGAATCCACTCATAGGTGAGAACAACGACTATTGGGGCCCGAGGTTTCCCGACATGACAATGGCCTATGACCGCGAGTTCCTCAAAGATCTGGAAAGGGCCGCCAAGAAGGAGGGGATAAGGCTTGAAAAGGGCGTCTATATTGCCTTTCCCGGTCCCTCGTTTGAAACTCCTGCCGAGATACGCATGGCAAAAAATATGGGTGCAGACCTGGTCGGGATGTCAACCGTGCCGGAGGTCATCGTAGCGGGACATATGGGGATAAGAGTATGCGGCATTTCCTGCATTGCAAACTATGCAGCCGGCATAACAGACCAAAGGCTTTCCCACAAAGAAGTTCTGGATTCAATGAACAATACCGCTGATTCTCTCTGCACGCTTATTTCGGCATTTCTGAGGGAAATGAGGCTCTGA
- a CDS encoding tyrosine-type recombinase/integrase has translation MPLTEISDAKFLRSLGRFEDYLLLERSCSQNTLKAYSSDIRLWYSYCLNMQHDPKELTAESISRFLRAQSVRGMSKSTIQRNAAVLASFTRFLVYDGEMDKMPKLDPLPSKDEKLPEIMTEGEIQRIINACEDGTILGRRDRTIIELAYGVGMRASELCNIKLKDIDRSSGLIYTRGKGGKERVVPYVGAVRKNVEEYIAEYRPQMDKLSLPWLFLTRTGRKVQREFLWHILHKRGKSAGISASRLHPHVLRHTFATHLLRNGMDQRTLQEILGHSSIMTTEKYTHLDTEIRDYYDKYHPRSGQRQEE, from the coding sequence ATGCCGTTGACAGAGATCAGCGATGCAAAATTTCTCAGATCTCTCGGCAGATTTGAGGACTATCTGCTGCTTGAACGCAGCTGCAGCCAAAATACACTTAAGGCATACTCCTCGGATATAAGGTTATGGTACTCTTACTGCTTAAATATGCAGCACGACCCGAAGGAGCTTACTGCTGAAAGCATATCCAGGTTCCTGCGCGCTCAGTCAGTCAGGGGTATGTCAAAGAGTACGATACAGCGCAACGCCGCGGTGCTTGCCTCTTTCACGCGCTTTCTCGTCTATGACGGAGAAATGGATAAGATGCCGAAACTCGACCCTCTGCCATCCAAGGACGAGAAACTTCCTGAAATAATGACAGAGGGAGAGATACAGAGGATAATCAACGCGTGCGAGGACGGGACTATCCTCGGGAGAAGGGACAGGACCATTATCGAACTTGCTTACGGGGTCGGAATGAGGGCCTCTGAGCTCTGCAACATAAAACTTAAGGACATAGACCGCAGCAGCGGACTTATCTACACAAGGGGCAAGGGCGGCAAGGAAAGAGTGGTGCCCTATGTCGGTGCAGTAAGAAAAAATGTCGAGGAGTATATAGCAGAATACCGTCCGCAGATGGACAAACTTTCCCTTCCGTGGCTTTTTCTGACTAGGACGGGCAGAAAGGTACAGCGTGAGTTCCTGTGGCACATTCTGCATAAAAGAGGGAAATCCGCAGGTATCTCCGCGTCCCGCCTGCATCCTCACGTGCTTCGCCACACATTCGCGACACACCTCCTGCGCAACGGGATGGATCAGAGGACATTGCAGGAGATACTGGGGCATTCATCTATCATGACAACAGAGAAATACACCCACCTGGACACTGAAATACGCGACTACTACGACAAGTATCACCCGAGATCCGGTCAACGTCAGGAGGAATAA
- a CDS encoding NUDIX hydrolase encodes MLVCSSHFLRNIIGQKYQYRGRVLNLRIDTVLFPSGAEKIREVVEHKAAAAILAVDKDGSIHMVSQYRHAIDKDVLEIPAGIVESGEDPLETAVRELQEEIGCKPGKIEKVSEFYSSPGYSTEKIYLYYATDLEQSKLPEDDDEYLSSSKFTPQKISAMIDSGEVNDGKTIMAYFWYVSRKAAEECR; translated from the coding sequence ATGTTGGTATGCAGCAGCCATTTCCTCAGAAATATAATTGGACAGAAATATCAATACAGGGGCAGGGTGCTAAATCTTCGTATAGATACGGTGCTTTTCCCATCCGGTGCGGAAAAAATCAGGGAGGTCGTGGAGCATAAAGCCGCCGCGGCTATACTGGCCGTTGATAAAGACGGCAGCATACACATGGTTTCACAGTATCGCCATGCAATAGACAAAGATGTGTTGGAGATCCCGGCGGGGATAGTCGAGTCCGGGGAGGATCCTCTTGAAACTGCAGTGAGAGAGCTTCAGGAGGAGATAGGTTGCAAACCGGGCAAAATAGAGAAAGTGTCTGAGTTTTATTCTTCTCCGGGCTACTCAACAGAAAAAATTTATTTGTATTATGCGACAGACCTGGAACAGTCAAAACTGCCCGAAGACGACGACGAATATCTTTCTTCCTCTAAATTTACACCGCAGAAAATAAGCGCGATGATCGACTCCGGAGAAGTTAATGACGGAAAGACAATAATGGCTTATTTCTGGTATGTATCGAGAAAGGCGGCAGAAGAATGCCGTTGA
- the fmt gene encoding methionyl-tRNA formyltransferase: MTNKIKVGFFGSGSFAAECLACLYERIKPVWVITNSPKPAGRGLECRSTPVQLAAQALGLTCRTTEKISADTELLEWIRNNLPDLMLVIDFGHILKEPLLTMAPLCCINIHPSLLPAYRGSAPVQRAIMDGLKITGVTLFRLDAGMDSGPILAQVPIPIEESDDTASLLSKCAKAGTEAMLHYICDVDPSEWVFTQQSEGGASSAPKIEKHEGRLDWNEPSIKLYNTIRALSSSSGTYCMINSRRLRIYSAQLAEKNGTAGTVIAIEDGMPVIACGAGALKLISVQPEGGKIQNANDWLRGRRLKLGDSL; this comes from the coding sequence ATGACAAATAAGATCAAAGTTGGATTTTTCGGCTCCGGCAGTTTTGCTGCTGAATGCCTTGCCTGCCTATACGAAAGAATCAAGCCTGTATGGGTCATAACCAACTCGCCGAAACCTGCAGGAAGAGGCCTGGAATGTCGCAGCACACCTGTTCAGCTGGCAGCACAGGCATTGGGGCTCACATGCCGAACGACAGAAAAAATTTCCGCCGATACCGAACTGCTGGAATGGATCAGAAACAATCTGCCTGATCTGATGCTGGTCATAGATTTCGGACATATTTTAAAAGAACCCCTGCTTACGATGGCTCCCCTGTGCTGTATAAATATCCATCCTTCGCTGCTTCCAGCATATAGAGGGTCGGCTCCGGTACAGAGGGCGATCATGGATGGCCTTAAGATAACAGGGGTAACGCTATTCAGGCTCGACGCGGGTATGGACTCCGGGCCGATACTCGCTCAGGTGCCGATTCCTATAGAGGAATCTGATGACACTGCGTCGCTGCTGAGCAAGTGTGCGAAAGCCGGTACGGAAGCCATGCTTCATTACATCTGTGATGTTGATCCTTCAGAATGGGTTTTTACTCAGCAATCAGAGGGCGGGGCCTCATCGGCGCCTAAGATCGAAAAACATGAGGGAAGGCTTGACTGGAATGAGCCTTCAATAAAACTTTATAATACTATACGTGCACTGAGCTCCTCGTCCGGAACTTACTGTATGATAAACTCAAGGCGACTAAGGATATACAGTGCCCAGCTTGCAGAAAAAAACGGGACCGCAGGAACTGTAATTGCGATAGAGGACGGAATGCCTGTCATCGCCTGCGGGGCAGGGGCATTAAAGCTTATCAGCGTCCAGCCTGAAGGCGGGAAAATACAAAACGCAAACGATTGGCTTCGCGGCCGCAGGCTGAAACTCGGAGACAGTTTATAG
- the def gene encoding peptide deformylase translates to MSVRKIHVYPDPVLRGTTEAVESFDERLKSILTDMWDTMYVFDGIGLAAPQIGLSEKIIVIDCHDEKHVLINPEIIEKEGSAVVEEGCLSFPGIYEKVEAPERLRVRYKDESGEQHEKDVAGFLACVFSHEIDHLNGRLLIDRVSPLKRQFLKKKISKKAAEAI, encoded by the coding sequence ATGTCTGTCAGAAAAATCCATGTTTATCCTGATCCGGTCCTTCGCGGAACCACGGAGGCTGTTGAAAGTTTTGATGAACGGCTAAAATCTATCCTTACAGATATGTGGGATACTATGTATGTTTTTGACGGCATAGGCCTGGCTGCGCCGCAGATAGGCCTGAGTGAAAAAATAATTGTCATAGACTGTCACGATGAGAAACATGTGCTGATAAACCCTGAAATAATAGAAAAAGAAGGTTCGGCGGTTGTTGAGGAGGGCTGCCTCAGTTTTCCCGGCATATATGAGAAAGTAGAAGCGCCGGAAAGGCTGCGGGTCAGGTACAAAGATGAGAGCGGAGAACAGCATGAAAAAGATGTCGCCGGCTTCCTTGCCTGTGTCTTTTCGCATGAGATCGATCATCTCAACGGCAGGCTGCTTATTGACAGAGTTTCGCCGCTGAAGAGACAGTTCCTAAAGAAAAAAATATCCAAAAAAGCGGCTGAGGCCATATGA
- a CDS encoding S1 RNA-binding domain-containing protein has translation MVDELRTEEVMETQATQEKEETMEEMMQQFDVMGDFHRGKIVEGTIVDTREDGWLVDVGYKCEGFLPRKEWTHRVLVEETPEPENGAKVRVQITNIGQGEDTQLLLSRWRCEFDERWNKIEEDLEKNDTIDVKGIRKVKGGLIVSCRGIEGFIPISHLAEEGRGVNPGHLLEQDFPVKLIEKDRRKRRLVFSRRSLIEAEMAGLRQSFYEQIKEGDVLEGDVSSITSFGVFVNLGAVEGLVHVSELSWQRNAKAKDIVSKGDHVKVKVIGIDKENNRISLSIRQTLDDPWDSVAERWTAGRTTEGTVTNLTEFGAFVEIEPGIEGLIHIGDLSWTRIKHPKEVLKKGQKVEVSIIEVDTARKRISLGYKQLKDPWKDAAEKYQKDQEVPVKVVRLADFGAFVELEEGIEGLIHISQISQQRVENPREILAEGQEITARILEVNPSERRIRLSLRPAHEEPVKRAPREDAPQSADGQKKDDRPRRRSTTGGDRKRSDNQNNHMPQEETNVTIGDFLKQAEDSEA, from the coding sequence ATGGTTGACGAGCTTCGCACCGAAGAAGTGATGGAAACACAGGCAACACAGGAAAAAGAAGAAACGATGGAAGAAATGATGCAGCAGTTTGACGTGATGGGCGATTTCCATCGCGGCAAGATCGTGGAAGGCACAATCGTTGATACCCGTGAAGACGGCTGGCTTGTTGACGTCGGCTATAAATGCGAGGGATTTCTTCCCCGCAAGGAGTGGACGCACAGAGTTCTCGTCGAAGAGACACCGGAGCCGGAGAACGGAGCAAAGGTCAGGGTCCAGATCACAAACATCGGTCAGGGCGAAGACACGCAGCTCCTTTTGAGCCGTTGGCGCTGCGAGTTCGACGAACGCTGGAACAAGATTGAAGAAGACCTTGAAAAAAATGATACCATTGATGTCAAGGGTATCCGTAAGGTAAAGGGAGGGCTTATTGTCAGCTGCCGCGGGATCGAAGGATTCATTCCCATTTCACATCTCGCAGAAGAGGGACGCGGGGTCAATCCCGGGCACCTGCTGGAGCAGGATTTCCCTGTCAAGCTGATTGAAAAGGACCGCCGGAAGCGTCGCCTCGTATTCTCGCGCCGCAGCCTTATTGAAGCAGAGATGGCAGGTCTTCGCCAGTCATTCTACGAACAGATCAAAGAGGGAGATGTGCTTGAAGGCGACGTCAGCAGCATCACATCGTTTGGTGTTTTCGTAAATCTCGGTGCGGTAGAAGGGCTCGTCCACGTAAGCGAACTGTCATGGCAGCGCAATGCAAAGGCTAAGGATATCGTCAGCAAGGGTGACCACGTCAAAGTCAAGGTCATCGGCATAGACAAAGAAAACAACAGGATATCCCTTAGCATCAGACAGACGCTTGACGATCCGTGGGACTCTGTTGCGGAACGCTGGACAGCCGGCAGGACGACAGAGGGAACTGTGACCAACCTGACAGAATTCGGCGCATTTGTAGAGATAGAGCCTGGCATTGAGGGTCTCATACACATAGGAGACCTGAGCTGGACGCGTATAAAGCACCCGAAGGAAGTCCTTAAAAAAGGCCAAAAAGTGGAAGTCTCGATCATCGAGGTCGACACGGCCCGCAAAAGGATCAGCCTGGGATACAAGCAGCTGAAAGATCCTTGGAAGGACGCTGCTGAGAAGTACCAGAAGGATCAGGAAGTCCCTGTTAAAGTAGTGAGGCTTGCAGATTTTGGTGCCTTTGTAGAGCTCGAAGAGGGTATAGAAGGACTGATCCATATATCGCAGATCAGCCAGCAGAGGGTAGAGAACCCCAGGGAGATCCTTGCTGAGGGTCAGGAAATCACGGCAAGGATCCTAGAGGTCAACCCATCGGAGCGCCGTATTCGCCTGAGCCTGCGTCCCGCACATGAAGAGCCCGTAAAGCGCGCTCCCCGTGAGGATGCTCCTCAGAGTGCAGACGGACAGAAAAAGGATGATCGTCCCCGCCGCCGCAGTACAACGGGCGGAGACAGGAAGAGATCCGATAATCAGAACAATCATATGCCGCAGGAAGAGACAAATGTAACGATAGGCGATTTCCTGAAGCAGGCTGAGGATTCGGAAGCTTAA
- the ispH gene encoding 4-hydroxy-3-methylbut-2-enyl diphosphate reductase, with translation MDIFIANPTGLCFGVKRAISTLERELHRTKAVYSLGSPIHNPQEVERLCRLGLVVVDSPEDVPIGAVSFVRAHGITPQVYETLRMRSSLVVDGTCPFVKTAQERARALSKEGYIVVISGDLEHPEVQGIMGYVDGKVEVISSESNIPESLKGRRCGILSQTTQKVASFVALVGAFVSISPEIKVYNTICKATLARQESVCQLASQVDGMIVLGGRNSANTRKLAEIAIDAGVSTIWIEHADELDRGWLENRERIGIAAGGSTPDWLIKELIKKLNIM, from the coding sequence ATGGACATTTTCATAGCGAACCCCACAGGGCTCTGTTTTGGAGTAAAAAGGGCCATTTCGACACTTGAACGGGAACTGCATCGCACAAAAGCGGTATATTCGCTTGGGAGTCCGATACACAACCCACAGGAAGTAGAGCGCCTATGCAGGCTGGGGCTCGTCGTAGTCGATTCCCCTGAGGATGTTCCGATTGGAGCCGTATCATTCGTCCGTGCGCACGGGATAACACCTCAGGTTTACGAAACTCTGCGCATGCGGAGTTCATTGGTCGTGGATGGGACATGTCCTTTTGTGAAGACAGCACAGGAAAGGGCAAGGGCACTTTCCAAAGAGGGTTATATAGTGGTAATATCAGGCGACCTGGAACATCCTGAGGTACAGGGGATAATGGGATATGTGGACGGAAAAGTCGAAGTTATCTCCTCCGAAAGCAATATCCCTGAATCGTTAAAGGGCCGGAGGTGCGGCATCCTGAGCCAGACTACACAGAAAGTTGCATCTTTTGTCGCGCTTGTAGGCGCATTTGTATCTATATCTCCTGAAATTAAGGTATATAATACAATATGCAAGGCAACGCTTGCCCGTCAGGAGTCCGTCTGTCAGCTGGCATCTCAGGTCGACGGAATGATTGTTCTTGGCGGACGCAACAGTGCAAATACACGCAAGCTGGCGGAGATCGCCATAGATGCCGGAGTGTCGACAATATGGATCGAACACGCAGACGAACTTGACAGGGGGTGGCTGGAAAACAGAGAAAGAATAGGAATAGCGGCAGGCGGAAGCACACCTGACTGGCTAATAAAAGAACTGATTAAAAAATTAAACATAATGTAA
- the miaA gene encoding tRNA (adenosine(37)-N6)-dimethylallyltransferase MiaA has protein sequence MEKKASKGIPVVAIIGPTAVGKTMFSLELAARLNAEVISVDSRQVYRYLDVGTDKVSCEIRRQVLHHLIDIVDPDQIYSAADFASQASDAVTRIIARGRIPLLIGGTPFYYKALCGSLSEGLPKDSAVREQIEKEIEAKGLEVLHSELKLIDPMASEKIHPNDPVRTMRALEIFRITGKNATWWYDRQNKITSPYNILYIGLIRNRKNLYRNIEERVKIQFASGYPEEVEWLLSKGYSPRLPAMQGFGYRELVRYLSGGCTFEEALLGDIRSTKVFSRRQMTWFKHFEPAEWYDLDSFSVEEVLRDALPKCLKHIEQGDRRT, from the coding sequence ATGGAAAAGAAAGCAAGCAAAGGGATACCAGTTGTTGCGATAATCGGACCGACTGCCGTCGGTAAGACAATGTTCAGCCTCGAACTGGCGGCGAGACTGAACGCCGAGGTCATATCCGTAGATTCCCGTCAGGTGTACCGCTATCTTGATGTAGGCACAGACAAGGTCTCATGTGAAATACGCAGGCAGGTGCTTCACCATCTTATAGACATAGTTGACCCCGACCAGATATATTCGGCTGCGGATTTTGCTTCGCAGGCGTCCGACGCTGTCACGCGGATCATCGCAAGGGGCAGGATCCCGCTGCTTATAGGAGGGACGCCATTTTATTATAAAGCGCTCTGCGGATCACTGTCTGAAGGCCTGCCCAAAGACTCGGCTGTTCGTGAACAGATCGAAAAAGAAATAGAGGCTAAGGGGCTTGAGGTACTGCATAGTGAATTGAAGCTGATAGACCCGATGGCGTCAGAGAAGATACATCCTAACGACCCTGTCAGGACTATGCGTGCTCTTGAAATATTCCGCATAACAGGGAAAAATGCGACCTGGTGGTATGATCGGCAGAATAAGATCACATCTCCTTATAATATTTTATATATAGGCCTGATAAGGAACAGGAAAAATCTGTACAGGAACATCGAGGAACGGGTTAAAATACAGTTTGCAAGCGGCTATCCCGAAGAGGTAGAATGGTTGCTTTCAAAGGGATATTCGCCGAGGCTTCCTGCGATGCAGGGATTCGGTTACAGAGAGCTGGTCAGGTATCTGAGCGGCGGATGCACTTTTGAGGAGGCGCTTCTCGGAGACATCCGTTCGACAAAAGTTTTCTCGCGCAGACAGATGACATGGTTTAAACATTTTGAACCGGCTGAATGGTATGATTTAGACTCTTTCTCTGTGGAAGAAGTTCTCAGAGATGCACTCCCAAAATGTTTAAAACACATTGAACAGGGGGATCGGCGGACGTAA